In one Suricata suricatta isolate VVHF042 chromosome 9, meerkat_22Aug2017_6uvM2_HiC, whole genome shotgun sequence genomic region, the following are encoded:
- the ALDH6A1 gene encoding methylmalonate-semialdehyde dehydrogenase [acylating], mitochondrial, which translates to MAAAVAAAAAVRTRILQVSSKVHSTWYPASSFSSSVPAVKLFIDGKFVESKSDKWIDIHNPATNEVIGHVPLATKAEMDAAVASCKRAFPAWADTSVLSRQQILLRYQQLIKENLKEIAKLITLEQGKTLADAEGDVFRGLQVVEHACSVTSLLLGETMPSITKDMDLYSYRLPLGVCAGIAPFNFPAMIPLWMFPVAIVCGNTFLLKPSERVPGASMLLAKLFQDSGAPDGTLNIIHGQHEAVNFICDHPDIKAISFVGSNQAGEYIFERGSRHGKRVQANMGAKNHGVVMPDANKENTLNQLVGAAFGAAGQRCMALSTAILVGEAKKWLPELVERAKNLRVNAGDQPGADLGPLITPQAKERVCNLIDSGTKEGASILLDGRKIKVKGYENGNFVGPTIISNVKPTMTCYKEEIFGPVLVVLETDTLDEAIKIVNDNPYGNGTAIFTTNGATARKYSHLVDVGQVGVNVPIPVPLPMFSFTGSRSSFRGDTNFYGKQGIQFYTQLKTITSQWKEEDATLSSPAVVMPTMGR; encoded by the exons GTCTCTTCCAAGGTGCATTCCACTTGGTATCCTgcatcctccttttcttcttcagtg CCAGCTGTAAAGCTCTTCATCGATGGGAAATTTGTTGAATCCAAAAGTGACAAATGGATTGACATCCACAACCCA GCTACCAATGAAGTCATTGGTCACGTTCCTCTGGCCACCAAGGCTGAAATGGATGCAGCTGTTGCTTCCTGCAAACGTGCTTTTCCTGCCTGGGCAGACACTTCAGTGTTAAGCCGCCAGCAGATCCTGCTCCGTTATCAACAACTCATTAAAGAAAACCTG AAAGAAATTGCCAAGTTAATCACGTTAGAACAAGGGAAGACCCTCGCTGATGCTGAAGGAGATGTATTTCGAGGCCTTC AGGTGGTTGAGCATGCCTGCAGTGTGACATCCCTTCTGCTGGGAGAGACCATGCCATCTATCACCAAAGACATGGACCTTTATTCCTACCGTCTGCCTCTGGGGGTATGCGCGGGCATTGCTCCATTCAATTTTCCCGCCATGATCCCCCTGTGGATGTTTCCAGTGGCCATAGTGTGTGGAAATACCTTCCTACTGAAACCATCAGAGCGAGTTCCTGGAGCAAGCATGCTTCTTGCTAAGTTGTTCCAGGACTCTGGTGCCCCAGATGGAACACTGAATATCATCCATGGACAACATGAAG ctGTAAACTTTATTTGTGATCATCCGGATATCAAAGCAATCAGCTTTGTGGGATCCAACCAGGCAGGAGAGTACATCTTCGAGAGAGGGTCAAGACATGGCAAGAGAGTTCAAGCTAATATG GGAGCCAAGAACCATGGAGTAGTCATGCCAGATGCCAATAAGGAAAACACCCTGAACCAGCTGGTTGGGGCAGCCTTTGGAGCTGCTGGTCAGCGCTGCATGGCTCTTTCCACGGCAATCCTTGTAGGAGAAGCTAAGAAATGGCTGCCAGAGCTGGTGGAGCGTGCCAAAAACCTGAGAGTCAATGCAG GAGACCAACCTGGAGCTGATCTTGGCCCTCTGATCACCCCCCAGGCCAAAGAGCGAGTCTGTAATCTGATTGATAGTGGAACAAAGGAGGGAGCTTCTATCCTTCTTGATGGTCGAAAAATTAAAGTCAAAGGCTATGAAAATGGCAACTTTGTTGGACCAACCATCATTTCAAATGTCAAG CCAACTATGACCTGTTACAAAGAGGAGATTTTTGGTCCAGTTCTTGTGGTTCTGGAGACAGACACTTTGGATGAAGCCATCAAGATTGTAAATGACAATCCATATGGAAATGGAACCGCCATCTTCACCACCAATGGAGCCACTGCTCGGAAATATTCCCACCTGGTGGATGTTGGACAG GTGGGGGTGAATGTCCCTATTCCAGTGCCTTTGCCGATGTTCTCATTCACCGGCTCTCGATCTTCCTTCAGGGGAGACACCAATTTCTATGGCAAACAg GGCATCCAATTCTACACTCAGCTAAAGACCATCACTTCTCAGTGGAAAGAAGAAGACGCTACTCTTTCCTCACCTGCCGTAGTCATGCCTACCATGGGCCGTTAG